Proteins from one Thermococcus sp. M36 genomic window:
- the tmk gene encoding dTMP kinase — protein sequence MGTFVVIEGIDGAGKSTQAKLLAEWFEKKGYEVVLTKEPTDTAFGKLIRKLVLTGGREGIIDGARISHEAEALLFAADRAEHVAKLIKPSLEAGKVVISDRYFYSSLAYQWARGLDLEWLIDLNRFAIRPDLVILLDLPVKESMKRINGRSIKTEFDKIAELQKKVRENYLKLAERFPEIRIVNALASVEDIHNDIVALVEHELLKK from the coding sequence GTGGGAACGTTCGTTGTCATTGAGGGCATTGATGGCGCTGGGAAGTCCACCCAGGCAAAGCTTCTGGCCGAGTGGTTTGAGAAAAAGGGCTATGAGGTCGTTCTGACCAAGGAGCCAACGGACACGGCCTTTGGAAAGCTGATCAGAAAGCTTGTCCTCACGGGAGGGCGGGAGGGCATTATAGACGGTGCCAGGATAAGCCACGAGGCGGAGGCACTTCTCTTTGCCGCCGACAGGGCGGAGCACGTTGCAAAGCTCATAAAACCCTCCCTTGAGGCAGGGAAGGTAGTAATATCCGACAGGTATTTCTATTCCTCCCTCGCTTACCAGTGGGCGAGGGGCCTCGACCTGGAGTGGCTGATAGACCTGAACCGCTTCGCGATAAGGCCTGACCTCGTCATACTCCTCGATCTGCCCGTCAAGGAGAGCATGAAGCGCATAAACGGCAGGAGCATAAAGACCGAGTTCGACAAGATAGCCGAGCTCCAGAAGAAGGTGCGCGAGAACTATCTCAAGCTTGCAGAGCGCTTTCCCGAGATAAGGATAGTGAACGCCCTCGCGAGCGTTGAGGACATCCACAACGACATCGTCGCGCTGGTGGAGCACGAGCTCTTAAAGAAGTGA